Proteins encoded within one genomic window of Eleutherodactylus coqui strain aEleCoq1 chromosome 1, aEleCoq1.hap1, whole genome shotgun sequence:
- the LOC136606018 gene encoding taste receptor type 2 member 140-like produces the protein MAASSLIIGSQVLSLATGLSFLSGFLINVFIVAVNISEWKKRRPVSKIDKVITSLVVSKTVFQVSCVLMLILHDYLYRLSSLFLVLVILTSMYSSIWLSTLLSVLFCLKISTLQNAFFLRLKILVLNRVFHLIMAFLMVSISYALIFSLMIHVEIFNNSTQKWYNNAYMGLHISALIFPTTGPLFINFMSSVLLIIYLCNHVSRMSSERNRKSHLDTYYKTIKFTIFSFLFSAVYIILQQTYNHSSAVIGLLGYNFFSQISSTLHSIYLIYVTAKLRIQVSNMVHFLRRCGDLKAQIETVF, from the coding sequence ATGGCCGCCTCTTCCCTAATCATAGGAAGTCAAGTTCTGTCCTTGGCAACTGGACTTTCCTTCCTGTCCGGATTTCTCatcaatgtatttattgtagctgtgaacatctctgAGTGGAAAAAAAGAAGACCGGTGTCCAAAATAGACAAAGTCATCACCTCCCTCGTGGTTTCCAAGACGGTCTTCCAGGTCTCATGTGTGCTGATGTTAATTTTGCATGATTACCTCTATAGACTGAGCTCATTGTTCCTCGTGTTAGTTATTTTGACTTCCATGTACTCCAGCATCTGGTTGTCCACTTTGCTGTCTGTCCTCTTTTGCTTGAAGATCTCCACCTTGCAGAATGCCTTCTTCTTACGGCTGAAGATCCTTGTGTTAAATAGAGTCTTCCACCTCATTATGGCATTTTTGATGGTGTCCATCAGCTACGCTCTGATATTCTCTTTGATGATTCATGTTGAAATCTTCAACAACTCAACCCAGAAGTGGTATAACAATGCCTACATGGGCTTGCATATTTCAGCGCTCATATTTCCGACTACTGGACCCTTGTTCATCAACTTCATGTCCTCGGTCCTGCTCATTATCTATCTTTGCAATCACGTGTCTCGAATGAGTTCTGAAAGGAATAGAAAAAGTCATCTGGATACTTACTACAAGACAATCAAGTTCACTATATTCTCCTTCTTGTTTTCCGCTGTCTATATCATCCTTCAGCAGACTTATAATCACAGCTCTGCAGTAATTGGCTTATTGGGATATAACTTTTTTTCTCAGATTTCTTCCACCCTCCATTCCATCTATCTGATTTATGTTACAGCTAAATTACGGATCCAGGTCTCCAATATGGTCCATTTCTTGAGAAGATGTGGTGACCTCAAAGCTCAGATAGAGACAGTCTTCTAG
- the LOC136606177 gene encoding taste receptor type 2 member 4-like: MSGFLINVFIVAVNISKWKKVRPMSTADKVITSLGISRMVFPVIGLLKVILYVYFCRLSFLFFVSVMFLEFTCMHSSIWLSTLLSVIFCLKISALQNAFCLQLKIFVLNRVSHLIMASVMVSVSYALMFSLLANVDISNNSTQETYNNVLMSLSISSLIFLTTGPFLINFVSSVLLIIYLYHHVSRMKSERNKTSQLDPYYKTIKFTGFSLFCSTVSIIFELTYKQSYAVLGLLGNVFLCQIPPTLHSIYLIYVTAKLRIQVSNMVRFLWRR, from the coding sequence ATGTCTGGATTTCTCatcaatgtatttattgtagctgtgaacatctctaAGTGGAAGAAAGTAAGACCAATGTCCACAGCCGACAAAGTCATCACGTCCCTCGGGATTTCTAGGATGGTCTTTCCTGTTATAGGTCTGCTGAAAGTTATTTTGTATGTTTACTTTTGTAGACTGAGCTTCTTGTTTTTTGTGTCAGTTATGTTTCTTGAGTTCACTTGCATGCACTCCAGCATCTGGTTGTCCACTTTGCTCTCTGTCATCTTCTGCTTGAAGATCTCTGCCTTGCAGAATGCCTTCTGCTTACAGCTGAAGATCTTTGTGTTGAACAGAGTCTCTCACCTCATTATGGCTTCTGTGATGGTGTCTGTCAGCTACGCTTTGATGTTTTCTTTATTAGCTAATGTTGATATCTCCAATAACTCAACCCAGGAGACATATAACAATGTCTTAATGAGCTTGAGTATCTCATCGCTCATATTTCTGACTACTGGACCCTTCCTCATTAACTTCGTGTCCTCAGTCCTGCTCATTATCTATCTTTACCATCATGTGAGTCGAATGAAATCCGAAAGAAATAAAACAAGTCAACTGGATCCTTACTACAAGACCATCAAGTTCACTGGATTCTCCCTTTTCTGTTCCACTGTCTCTATTATCTTTGAGCTGACTTATAAGCAAAGCTATGCAGTACTTGGGTTATTGGGAAATGTTTTTTTGTGTCAGATTCCTCCCACCCTCCATTCCATCTATCTGATCTATGTGACGGCTAAGCTACGGATTCAGGTCTCCAATATGGTCCGCTTCTTGTGGAGAAGATGA